Proteins encoded by one window of Zerene cesonia ecotype Mississippi chromosome 8, Zerene_cesonia_1.1, whole genome shotgun sequence:
- the LOC119828820 gene encoding lipase member H-like gives MFAAIVAVALLGAAGAWLPLSTTLDYLLRAASETCEALPLQALTSAQIIPDLKFVEYTTVGKRRYPLTTAHLQDFSGSQLIVYIPGWWNTPSDESSDALVKALLTKNTIVLILDTRASFGRGYVSSAVQVNGLAHRVFRFIRNLYVQGYPISKIHLIGFSLGAHVAGITGKLVQKKLNQVIERITALDPARPCFLEPSRFRLRKEDAAFVYVLHTSSGVIGLEDPIGHVDVYANGLTSSQPECKGMIITLECDHAQAWKLYSASVTNSSALIGQRCLDWKELKSKRCSGDISNVGYDCSPTRRGLYIYRSQVESTRLREFDPFDFWSWFHR, from the exons ATGTTCGCAGCAATAGTAGCGGTCGCGCTGCTGGGAGCGGCCGGCGCGTGGCTGCCGCTGTCCACCACCCTGGACTATCTGCTCAGAGCGGCGTCCGAGACCT GTGAAGCTTTACCACTACAAGCGTTGACGTCGGCTCAAATAATTCCAGACCTAAAATTCGTGGAATACACAACAGTAGGGAAGAGGAGGTATCCTCTCACAACTGCACACTTGCAGGACTTCTCGGGGTCGCAGCTGATTGTCTACATCCCGGGCTGGTGGAACACGCCATCAGACGAGTCCTCTGACGCCCTCGTTAAAGCACTGCTAACCAAAAACACCATAGTCCTCATTCTAGACACAAGAGCATCTTTCGGCCGCGGCTATGTCTCCTCAGCAGTACAGGTCAACGGTCTAGCTCATCGAGTATTCAGATTCATCAGAAACCTGTACGTTCAGGGATATCCCATTTCCAAAATTCACTTAATTGGCTTTAGTTTAGGCGCCCACGTCGCAGGCATCACAGGCAAATTGGTgcagaaaaaattaaaccagGTTATAGAGCGGATCACAGCTCTGGATCCAGCCAGACCATGTTTTCTGGAACCTTCGAGGTTCAGACTTAGAAAAGAGGATGCTGCTTTTGTATACGTCTTGCATACGAGCTCAGGAGTCATCGGATTAGAAGACCCAATCGGACACGTCGATGTATATGCCAACGGCTTGACATCTAGTCAGCCGGAGTGCAAAGGTATGATCATAACTCTGGAGTGTGACCACGCGCAGGCCTGGAAACTCTATTCAGCTTCAGTGACGAATAGTTCCGCTCTTATCGGACAGAGATGTCTCGATTGGAAGGAATTGAAGAGCAAGAGATGTAGCGGAGATATATCTAATGTAGGATACGATTGTAGTCCAACAAGAAGAggattgtatatttataggtCGCAGGTAGAAAGTACGAGGTTGAGGGAGTTTGACCCTTTTGATTTTTGGTCGTGGTTTCATAGATAG